The following are from one region of the Methanoculleus caldifontis genome:
- the mcrD gene encoding methyl-coenzyme M reductase operon protein D produces the protein MTDAIYPQVRIVSARFLKPETVERLLNRIIQVGGILRMSLNGQSIPATVPYGPARGKPNPHPDRKTIRVGEQDVQLRVQVGTIILELEDESYIPAIGEAVDEVFADKDFSCIVQKGRYMKTQPTMSDYAKYGPDADREILGLVDPRRKDGPVIIQGTK, from the coding sequence ATGACAGACGCCATATACCCTCAGGTTCGAATCGTTTCTGCGCGATTCCTCAAGCCCGAAACGGTGGAACGGCTCCTGAACAGAATAATTCAGGTAGGCGGGATACTCCGGATGTCCCTCAACGGACAGAGCATCCCCGCCACCGTTCCCTACGGCCCGGCACGGGGGAAACCCAACCCCCACCCGGACCGTAAGACCATCCGTGTAGGAGAGCAGGACGTCCAGCTCCGGGTACAGGTCGGAACGATCATCCTGGAGCTTGAGGACGAATCGTACATCCCGGCAATAGGGGAAGCGGTCGACGAAGTTTTTGCCGACAAGGACTTCTCCTGCATCGTCCAGAAGGGGCGGTACATGAAGACCCAGCCGACAATGTCCGATTACGCGAAGTACGGGCCTGACGCCGACAGAGAGATCCTCGGGCTCGTCGATCCGAGAAGGAAAGACGGCCCCGTTATCATCCAGGGAACCAAGTGA